The Chroogloeocystis siderophila 5.2 s.c.1 genomic sequence AATTGTAGAACATAATTTTTCTAGAGCTAGAGAAACCCTCACAGTACCACACGAGAATCTAAATAGTTACCTTTTAGAGATTTTGAGATATAAACAAAGTAATAAAGCAGAAGTAGGTGAACTAGAACAGACAGTTACTTAGGTTTTCGTTGTAAGGAGGAAATATGAAAAGAAAAGGAGTTTTGATTTGTGGATACTATGGCAACTATAATCTTGGCGATGAAGCTATGCTGACTGGGATGCTTAAGCTGTTACAGCAACACGATCAATGGCGAGTTACGGTCTTTTCTAAGGACACTCAGGACACTAAGACCCGTCACTCTGTGGAAGCAATCCATTATCAAAGTGGTGAGTTCAAAATTCAACATAACCTGACAATGCTGCAAAATCAGTACTTCATTCTAGGGGGTGGTGATTTGCTGCGGGACAGTGTTAACAACTCCAAGGCAGAACGCTGGTTACGTCCTTTACAGCGGGCAATCAGGCTTCGCCTTCGCACTCTCGTTCTTGGAATTAGTGTTGGCGAAATCTGGAGAAAGGAGACTGAGAAGATCATTCCTCAAGTTCTCGATCAAGTCAATCTCTTGGCAGTTCGCGATGCAGATTCTAAAACTCAATTGGAAAAACTGGGCGTTCGTAAAAATATTCACGTTATGAGCGATCTGGCATTACATGGTTTGCCAGAGATATCCCCTCACTCAACTCACTTGGCTCGAGCAATTCAAATTGGCATTACGGTTCGCCCATTAGTTGGGTCTGGGTACTCTACAGATGTAAATGCATATTCTAAATTCCAGCAGGAATTAGCAGCGATCGCAGATTTTTTAGCAGAACAGTGTGGAGCCACAATCCACTTTCTCCCCTTTCAGGCTCTCAAGAAAGGCTATCATTCAACTGATGACGATCGCATTGGTATCTTAGATATCCTCCGCTACAGTCGTTGTTCAAGCCAATTCGTCGTTCATCCCTATTTTGAATCGCTGCAATACCTGATACAACTAATTAGTCAGTTAGATTTAACAATCGGTATGCGCCTCCACTCACTAGTTCTATCAGCTG encodes the following:
- a CDS encoding polysaccharide pyruvyl transferase family protein; this translates as MKRKGVLICGYYGNYNLGDEAMLTGMLKLLQQHDQWRVTVFSKDTQDTKTRHSVEAIHYQSGEFKIQHNLTMLQNQYFILGGGDLLRDSVNNSKAERWLRPLQRAIRLRLRTLVLGISVGEIWRKETEKIIPQVLDQVNLLAVRDADSKTQLEKLGVRKNIHVMSDLALHGLPEISPHSTHLARAIQIGITVRPLVGSGYSTDVNAYSKFQQELAAIADFLAEQCGATIHFLPFQALKKGYHSTDDDRIGILDILRYSRCSSQFVVHPYFESLQYLIQLISQLDLTIGMRLHSLVLSAGLGVPVIAVEYASKVRGFMQEIGQVEYSIPIECFNREQLLPIIRNILNDPLTARKHVGAGIKNYRQGRSRIQQILAQTLV